Proteins co-encoded in one Conexivisphaerales archaeon genomic window:
- a CDS encoding MBL fold metallo-hydrolase, whose translation MIELAAGIRYLATVGMPPTTAVYLISDEREQQSCIIEPGPNSASESVLRHVREAEVNEAKVSKIIATHIHLDHAGGSRALLENFPGSRLQIYRGAAKHLIDTSQLAQSAKQVLGPLFDIWGGIPSVPADRIDEVNENDIIRVGSFRLRVVYTPGHAPYHMSLFEENSRILHTGDAVGMYVKNRRTLWPASPLPTFRYDMEIQSLQKIRALGAKALMIPHYGPIDNVSEFLEMNMNIYEAWHNVLSALDDSYDVEAAARKLVQSIDSYSWIPAEPQFWFTLKMHVAGFLEYERRQKQAEGRGKGLR comes from the coding sequence TTGATCGAATTAGCTGCAGGCATAAGGTATCTGGCGACTGTGGGAATGCCTCCAACAACCGCTGTGTACCTTATTAGTGATGAAAGAGAGCAGCAGAGCTGCATCATCGAGCCAGGCCCAAACTCTGCCAGTGAATCAGTCCTCAGGCATGTGAGAGAAGCAGAAGTTAACGAAGCCAAAGTCAGCAAGATAATCGCTACACATATCCATCTGGACCATGCTGGCGGTTCAAGGGCGCTCCTTGAAAATTTCCCTGGCAGCAGGTTGCAGATATACAGGGGTGCAGCAAAACACCTGATAGACACATCCCAGCTCGCACAGTCTGCTAAGCAGGTGCTGGGCCCTCTATTCGACATTTGGGGCGGGATTCCTTCCGTTCCTGCAGATAGAATTGATGAAGTTAACGAAAATGACATCATAAGGGTTGGCTCTTTCAGGTTGAGGGTTGTCTACACACCAGGCCATGCTCCTTACCACATGAGTCTTTTCGAGGAGAATAGCAGAATCCTCCACACCGGTGATGCTGTTGGGATGTACGTGAAGAACAGGCGTACTCTGTGGCCAGCTAGCCCTCTTCCCACTTTCAGGTATGACATGGAGATTCAATCACTCCAAAAGATAAGGGCTCTAGGTGCGAAGGCTCTGATGATACCTCATTATGGACCTATAGATAATGTTTCAGAATTCCTTGAGATGAATATGAACATATATGAAGCATGGCACAACGTTCTTTCGGCTCTTGATGACTCATATGATGTCGAAGCTGCAGCAAGGAAGCTTGTACAGAGTATCGACTCGTACAGCTGGATTCCGGCTGAACCTCAATTCTGGTTCACGCTTAAGATGCATGTTGCGGGTTTTCTCGAGTATGAAAGAAGGCAGAAGCAGGCAGAAGGCAGAGGAAAAGGTCTCCGGTAA
- a CDS encoding HAD family hydrolase, whose translation MKEGRSRQKAEEKVSGKRISYLSLDFEGTLVNSGYPEWYWKELIPYLYSKKKGVPLQESKNLILHDYETVGPDKAEWYTPIFWFKRYQMEDEYETSIQALKSRIKPFPDIKRLKLPYGIKLIICSGAWTDIIRAVLEEQNIGVYGIFVPSSFNMTKKNPDFYRHVCQILNETDPSVFLHIGDDVQYDYFSPREAGWNSILLDREGKIDQKGIKKIKSLSELNQFFAV comes from the coding sequence ATGAAAGAAGGCAGAAGCAGGCAGAAGGCAGAGGAAAAGGTCTCCGGTAAAAGAATCTCCTACCTCTCCCTTGACTTCGAAGGTACTTTGGTGAATTCGGGCTATCCCGAATGGTACTGGAAAGAGCTTATACCTTATCTGTATTCGAAGAAGAAAGGTGTACCTCTTCAGGAGTCAAAAAACCTGATTCTGCACGACTATGAAACAGTTGGCCCAGATAAGGCCGAATGGTATACGCCTATCTTCTGGTTCAAGAGGTACCAGATGGAGGATGAGTATGAAACCTCGATTCAAGCCCTAAAATCAAGGATAAAGCCGTTTCCTGACATCAAACGGTTAAAATTGCCATATGGGATAAAACTGATTATCTGTTCTGGGGCCTGGACAGATATCATCCGTGCTGTTCTGGAGGAGCAGAATATTGGAGTGTATGGAATATTCGTCCCTTCTTCTTTCAACATGACTAAGAAAAATCCCGATTTTTACAGGCATGTATGCCAGATCCTTAACGAAACTGACCCGTCGGTATTTCTGCACATTGGCGATGATGTTCAATACGATTATTTTTCCCCCAGAGAAGCAGGTTGGAATTCAATACTTCTAGATAGAGAAGGTAAGATAGACCAAAAGGGGATAAAGAAGATAAAATCTCTTTCAGAATTAAATCAGTTCTTTGCTGTATGA
- a CDS encoding NAD(P)-dependent oxidoreductase — translation MKIVGFVGLGSMGLPMASRLVQSGYQLVAYNRTKVKAEPLRGKAEITSTHREVAEKGDPIVLMLADTQAFEDVLFSSQGMYERLAAGKTIINCSTILPSASKKAMERLKRKNVHYIEAPVVGTPAAAQQGQLIAMAAGDRERYEDALDVLKSFSSKVFYTGRVGTALAAKLALNQIIAISTQSLAEALIFSEKNGVDPSLFIQILNSTGYKTVLSEQKGPAMVKSDFKPTFLLKHLFEDLNLIDETAEDGHIFMPLTEECRSNFMAAVNLGYADKDFSAILEMLKKLNP, via the coding sequence ATGAAGATAGTAGGTTTTGTAGGTCTTGGCAGCATGGGACTGCCGATGGCAAGCAGGCTTGTACAGTCAGGCTACCAGCTTGTAGCTTACAACAGAACAAAGGTCAAAGCTGAACCTTTGAGGGGTAAGGCTGAGATAACATCAACACACAGGGAGGTTGCCGAAAAGGGAGACCCTATAGTCCTCATGCTTGCAGATACTCAGGCATTTGAAGACGTACTATTTTCTTCACAGGGGATGTATGAAAGACTCGCAGCAGGTAAGACTATAATCAACTGCAGCACTATACTGCCCTCAGCTTCGAAGAAAGCGATGGAGAGGCTGAAGAGAAAGAATGTACATTACATAGAGGCTCCTGTGGTTGGAACACCTGCAGCTGCTCAGCAGGGGCAGCTTATAGCTATGGCAGCGGGAGACAGGGAGAGGTATGAGGATGCTCTGGATGTGCTGAAGAGCTTCTCCTCCAAGGTCTTCTACACTGGGAGAGTTGGAACAGCACTTGCAGCCAAACTTGCCCTTAATCAGATCATAGCGATATCTACTCAATCGCTGGCTGAAGCGCTCATCTTCTCTGAGAAGAACGGCGTAGACCCATCTCTCTTCATTCAGATACTGAACTCAACAGGCTACAAGACGGTACTGAGCGAGCAAAAAGGGCCTGCAATGGTGAAGTCGGATTTCAAGCCCACATTTCTGCTCAAACATCTATTCGAAGACCTGAACCTTATTGATGAAACTGCAGAAGATGGTCATATCTTCATGCCGCTGACTGAGGAATGCAGGTCCAATTTTATGGCTGCAGTGAACCTTGGCTATGCAGATAAAGATTTTTCAGCAATTCTTGAAATGCTGAAGAAACTGAACCCTTAG
- a CDS encoding branched-chain amino acid transaminase, whose amino-acid sequence MADQKADYVWFNGKLVPWEDAKVHVLTHAFNYGTAAFEGIRAYPYNDEMYIFRLREHLQRLQNSCKVYGFKLDYTLEQLEEACKSLIRENRFHVKTYIRPLVYVAGVGVGIGFPNQPIGVAIAAVPFDVYFKEGSGVHAMVSSWRRIHEESLPPSAKIAGHYANSVLAKMHALENGYGEAIMLDAEGNVSEGTGENIFIVRDSKLITPSLSSGILEGITRKTVIELAQEEGIEVVEREVTRVELYTSEEAFFTGTAAEITPILSVDKRPVGDGKPGKITRRMIDLYAKAVVGKLEGHEDWVTPVYRKVSAGESRRLGAKVSQVS is encoded by the coding sequence TTGGCGGACCAAAAGGCGGATTATGTGTGGTTTAACGGGAAGCTCGTGCCCTGGGAAGATGCAAAGGTTCATGTTCTGACGCATGCATTCAATTATGGTACTGCCGCATTCGAAGGTATAAGGGCCTACCCTTACAACGATGAAATGTACATATTCAGGCTGAGAGAGCACCTGCAGAGGCTTCAAAACTCCTGCAAAGTCTACGGCTTCAAGCTGGACTATACGCTGGAGCAGCTTGAGGAGGCCTGCAAGTCTCTAATAAGGGAGAACAGGTTTCATGTCAAGACGTACATAAGGCCTCTGGTTTATGTTGCTGGTGTTGGAGTGGGGATAGGGTTTCCAAATCAGCCTATAGGTGTTGCAATAGCTGCTGTTCCCTTCGATGTCTACTTCAAGGAGGGAAGCGGAGTGCATGCGATGGTATCGAGCTGGAGGAGGATACATGAGGAGAGCCTGCCACCTTCAGCCAAGATAGCTGGCCACTATGCTAATTCTGTTCTTGCAAAGATGCATGCGCTTGAAAACGGATATGGAGAAGCGATAATGCTTGACGCCGAAGGAAATGTGTCAGAGGGGACAGGGGAAAACATCTTCATTGTGAGAGACAGCAAGCTGATCACCCCTTCACTTAGCTCTGGCATACTTGAAGGAATAACAAGAAAGACGGTTATAGAACTGGCGCAGGAAGAGGGTATCGAAGTGGTGGAGAGAGAAGTCACGAGGGTCGAACTGTACACAAGCGAAGAGGCATTCTTCACAGGTACTGCTGCAGAGATAACTCCGATACTGAGTGTTGACAAGAGACCAGTAGGCGATGGGAAGCCTGGCAAGATTACGAGAAGAATGATCGACCTGTATGCTAAGGCGGTTGTAGGAAAGCTGGAAGGTCACGAAGACTGGGTGACACCTGTCTACAGAAAGGTTTCAGCTGGGGAATCAAGGAGACTCGGGGCGAAGGTAAGTCAGGTTTCATAG
- a CDS encoding DNA-directed RNA polymerase subunit K, which translates to MPQAGRAEAPAKSKTSAKPASRRTKAPEGKPVRPARTTRRTPERKLKVEEIKQGKIGPDHLTRFERARILGARALQLSYGAPPLVPLPPGLTDPISIAKLELESKALPISIRRTLPTGEYQNIPVADLL; encoded by the coding sequence ATGCCCCAAGCCGGTAGGGCCGAGGCGCCCGCAAAGTCGAAAACGAGCGCAAAGCCTGCTTCAAGGAGGACAAAGGCCCCAGAAGGAAAGCCTGTAAGGCCTGCCAGAACTACAAGAAGAACCCCTGAAAGAAAGCTTAAGGTTGAAGAGATAAAGCAGGGGAAGATAGGCCCTGACCATCTGACACGTTTTGAAAGGGCAAGAATACTGGGGGCAAGAGCCTTGCAGCTCAGCTACGGCGCTCCTCCTCTAGTGCCCCTACCTCCTGGCCTCACAGACCCTATCAGCATAGCCAAGCTTGAACTTGAAAGCAAGGCCCTGCCTATCTCCATAAGGAGAACATTACCGACCGGGGAGTACCAGAATATACCAGTTGCAGACCTTCTCTGA
- a CDS encoding methylenetetrahydrofolate reductase: protein MIAELPAWAEADIHTLKDFMSSLESLVDAVLVPDLPTGRIRKDSLLTISRIRSFSDVDIIAGISSRHRSLEASVARLIALWEMQVKSVYVVMGDPTPSSSSKSKAYNYAKATQLIALAKDLSNNGKTMNLILSEKVSEVPKFKVGSALLPSREDECTLLEKKVKAGTDYLITQVMFDHGPLASFINSCGKRVNFENLPIFVSLPLVSKPSSLTKLESLDGVTLPAKMKKELLSAESIESKSVELALETFSRCRELKIKKLGAYILPLPGSRMEVKLAEELRKL, encoded by the coding sequence GTGATAGCTGAACTCCCAGCCTGGGCTGAAGCTGATATTCATACTCTGAAGGATTTCATGAGTTCGCTTGAATCACTGGTAGATGCTGTCCTTGTTCCTGACCTCCCAACTGGAAGGATAAGGAAGGATTCTCTTTTGACTATAAGCAGGATAAGGAGTTTTTCTGACGTAGATATCATAGCAGGTATCAGTTCAAGACACAGGAGTCTTGAAGCGTCAGTTGCAAGACTGATTGCTCTGTGGGAGATGCAGGTGAAGAGCGTTTATGTTGTAATGGGCGACCCTACACCCTCATCATCATCAAAATCAAAAGCATACAATTATGCAAAAGCTACCCAGCTGATCGCTCTAGCGAAGGACCTTTCAAACAACGGAAAGACGATGAATCTCATCCTCTCAGAAAAAGTAAGCGAGGTACCCAAGTTCAAAGTCGGTTCAGCCCTCCTGCCATCAAGGGAGGATGAATGTACTCTGCTGGAGAAGAAGGTCAAAGCAGGCACTGACTATCTGATAACACAGGTGATGTTCGACCATGGGCCTCTCGCTTCCTTCATCAATTCATGCGGCAAAAGAGTTAATTTTGAGAACCTTCCAATCTTCGTTTCTTTACCTCTTGTTTCGAAACCGTCATCTCTGACAAAGCTGGAGTCTCTAGATGGCGTTACATTACCTGCCAAGATGAAGAAGGAACTCTTATCTGCAGAATCTATTGAATCAAAATCGGTAGAATTGGCTCTTGAGACTTTCAGCAGGTGCAGAGAACTCAAAATCAAGAAACTGGGAGCATACATACTTCCACTCCCAGGCAGCAGAATGGAAGTAAAGCTGGCAGAAGAGCTAAGAAAGCTCTGA
- a CDS encoding Trm112 family protein produces the protein MKYRLMDLLACPIDKAFPLKLTVIAEEKGKEVQRDKIGCELYCSFKDTMLKDPPADWVSNCRICIGINIKEAVLICPTCGRWYPVLEAIPRMLPDELRSRKDDEDFLSTFSSVLPKEVLARGPVGKA, from the coding sequence TTGAAATACAGACTGATGGACCTCCTTGCCTGTCCTATCGATAAAGCTTTCCCTTTGAAGCTTACAGTCATAGCTGAAGAAAAGGGAAAAGAGGTCCAGAGGGACAAGATAGGTTGTGAGCTTTATTGCTCTTTCAAAGATACGATGCTGAAAGACCCCCCTGCTGATTGGGTCAGCAACTGCAGAATATGCATTGGTATCAACATCAAGGAAGCAGTACTCATATGTCCAACCTGCGGCAGGTGGTACCCTGTTCTAGAAGCAATACCCAGAATGCTACCTGACGAGCTAAGGTCAAGAAAGGATGACGAGGACTTTTTATCAACTTTCTCGTCAGTCCTGCCAAAGGAAGTGCTCGCCAGAGGACCTGTCGGGAAAGCCTAG
- a CDS encoding inositol monophosphatase family protein gives MQISDYLSFVKDCLFAAHQAVLNIEKSQDAGLSLGKGAYGDTTYKVDRVAEDAVISVAKEYFENPNIISEEAGVKNGRGVYILLDPVDGSTNAKRGVGLFSTSVAVSESREFSGIVAAGVIDHSNSRMVWGDGSKVFEDWRLAQPSRISNLEDAVVSFDSKFFMLSEEKMSRVNRLMRMVRYPRVFSTAALETAYIASGRIDAYVCSGGKLRSFDCFPSLFLLKTAKCPFSLEGLEDMRLDTKQTFAYYAASNEILYRKVSEILS, from the coding sequence TTGCAAATATCTGATTATCTCTCTTTCGTGAAGGATTGCCTGTTCGCAGCTCACCAGGCTGTTCTGAACATAGAAAAAAGCCAGGATGCAGGGCTTTCGCTCGGGAAAGGAGCATACGGAGATACAACCTACAAGGTCGATAGGGTTGCTGAGGATGCTGTGATCTCTGTTGCGAAGGAATACTTTGAAAACCCGAACATAATCTCCGAAGAGGCTGGAGTAAAGAATGGCAGAGGGGTTTACATTCTACTTGACCCTGTTGACGGAAGCACCAATGCGAAAAGAGGCGTAGGCCTATTCTCAACATCAGTTGCAGTTTCCGAAAGCAGGGAATTTTCGGGTATAGTTGCAGCAGGGGTGATAGACCATTCAAACTCTAGAATGGTGTGGGGAGATGGTAGCAAGGTATTTGAAGACTGGAGGCTTGCTCAACCCAGCAGAATCAGCAATCTCGAAGATGCTGTAGTGTCTTTTGACTCAAAATTCTTCATGCTATCCGAGGAGAAGATGAGCAGGGTCAACAGGCTGATGCGGATGGTCAGATATCCAAGGGTCTTCAGCACAGCTGCTCTTGAAACTGCCTACATAGCTTCCGGTAGAATAGATGCATATGTCTGCTCAGGAGGTAAGCTCAGGAGCTTTGACTGCTTTCCCTCCCTCTTCCTTCTGAAGACTGCCAAATGTCCCTTCAGTCTGGAAGGGCTTGAAGATATGAGGCTTGACACAAAGCAGACCTTCGCCTATTACGCAGCTTCGAACGAGATCCTTTACAGAAAGGTTTCAGAAATCTTAAGCTGA
- the ileS gene encoding isoleucine--tRNA ligase: MREDGASMPASRFELKEQYDAAFVEETVRNYWEEIDLKKLLRERKTERTIGWVEGPPTLNGLPHVGHVRGRIMKDLWHRFESMKGTKVIFNCGWDTQGLPVELEAEKELGLTGSKIENLKAVGESKIVETCKALIMKYHQYWLQCDRLLGLQMDDERAYWTYKDEYIEREWKYLEAAYKSGLLGEGYKVVPYCPSCQTSLSHEEVGLGYEQVDDPSVYYKAKVIDDRQDQLYLLVWTTMPFTIITDELVGVHPDEYYVYVKVYDEVWIVSEKRLEALRDELKVSFGEILSRKKGKELEGIRYLPPLLEEVSGQRTLFDSRKVHFVVAEEFVDITTGSGLVHLSPANGEEDYEVARKRSLPVFNPFDDSCSFTEEAGVFAQKFARDTDQPVVELLRKKGLLVDAKKIVHEYPLCWRSGHRLIYMARREYFYWIDRIKDLTLQAAQKVEYYYESPKNRFLNIIREGRPWNITRERVWGAPLPVWVCRSCGNKSFLFSRSEIVKNAVELPDGENFELHRPWIDRVVIRCQKCGGKSYREPFVLDTWHNSGAAPYAGLGEDEYRLRVPVPFLTEGIDQTRGWAYTLLVENVLLTGKPQAPYRSFLFQGHVLDAKGEKMSKSKGNYVGGLDALTRNSVDLLRFYMLWKAAPAEPISYIEEEMKERPYQVLNTLYHLHVYYAINSSFDNYSYSRDSVEKLRRGESLQAGVAEKWILSKVNRLTRRVREAVEARRFHEAAREFENFLIEDLSQKYVPLTRSILWDDSEEGRMKRFAVYTAIGYSLEVCDRLMHPFVPFVTEYLHKSVFGSREPLASTTYPEEEGAEDQKLEEEFSRLYAVLSLSYSARMKSGLKRRWPLRKLFYYGKKLSNEVETLLKELANVHEVVWVRGPTEGGIELKARIQKESAKKAGRMFGKLVEYLASNGEEIYKALQKEPSAVVKVNVDDQLILLTKEDLIFEVSGKEGYSAAIGNEYIVSLDTFRDKELIAEGLLRDVARRFQALRKKKGYKPTEMLPVARIAGVDEEVRQALLKGKERLLYLIRAEKLEIVDKEKDNIKDWEESELDGRTIYIDI, from the coding sequence TTGAGAGAAGACGGCGCAAGCATGCCTGCAAGCAGGTTCGAACTGAAAGAGCAGTATGATGCTGCGTTCGTCGAAGAGACGGTTAGAAATTACTGGGAAGAGATTGACCTGAAGAAGCTGCTAAGGGAAAGAAAGACTGAAAGGACTATCGGATGGGTCGAAGGGCCTCCCACTCTCAACGGACTTCCACACGTCGGTCACGTAAGGGGTAGAATAATGAAGGACCTCTGGCACAGGTTCGAAAGCATGAAAGGTACTAAGGTCATCTTCAACTGTGGATGGGATACTCAAGGCCTGCCCGTTGAACTAGAAGCTGAGAAGGAGCTGGGGCTTACTGGAAGCAAGATAGAGAACCTCAAGGCTGTTGGAGAGAGCAAGATAGTCGAGACTTGCAAGGCTCTCATAATGAAGTATCATCAGTACTGGTTGCAGTGCGACAGACTGCTTGGGCTACAGATGGACGATGAGAGAGCTTACTGGACGTATAAGGATGAATACATAGAGAGGGAATGGAAATACCTTGAGGCTGCATACAAGTCAGGATTGCTTGGCGAGGGCTACAAGGTGGTTCCTTACTGCCCAAGCTGCCAGACCTCTCTTTCTCATGAAGAGGTTGGGCTCGGCTATGAGCAGGTGGATGACCCTTCTGTTTATTACAAGGCCAAGGTTATCGATGATAGGCAGGACCAGCTTTACCTGCTTGTATGGACAACCATGCCTTTTACAATCATCACGGACGAGCTGGTAGGTGTTCACCCTGATGAATACTACGTTTATGTGAAAGTTTATGATGAAGTATGGATAGTATCTGAGAAGAGACTTGAAGCGCTCAGGGATGAGCTTAAGGTTTCTTTCGGCGAGATACTGAGCAGAAAAAAGGGGAAGGAGCTGGAAGGGATAAGATACTTGCCGCCGCTTCTTGAAGAAGTTTCCGGACAGAGAACTCTTTTCGATAGCAGGAAGGTTCATTTCGTTGTTGCTGAAGAGTTTGTCGATATAACCACAGGCTCTGGGCTTGTCCACCTTTCTCCAGCCAACGGCGAAGAAGATTACGAGGTTGCAAGGAAGAGGTCTCTGCCTGTATTCAATCCTTTCGACGACTCCTGCAGCTTTACCGAAGAAGCTGGAGTATTTGCACAAAAATTCGCAAGAGACACAGACCAGCCTGTTGTTGAATTGTTGAGAAAGAAGGGACTCCTTGTCGATGCTAAGAAGATAGTCCACGAATACCCTCTGTGCTGGAGGTCAGGGCACAGGCTGATATACATGGCAAGGAGAGAATACTTCTACTGGATCGACAGGATCAAGGACCTGACCCTTCAAGCCGCACAGAAAGTAGAATACTACTATGAATCGCCGAAGAACAGATTTCTGAACATAATAAGGGAAGGAAGACCTTGGAATATAACAAGGGAAAGAGTATGGGGAGCTCCTTTGCCTGTATGGGTCTGCAGGAGCTGCGGTAACAAGAGTTTTCTTTTCAGCAGGAGTGAGATTGTGAAGAATGCAGTAGAGCTACCTGACGGCGAAAATTTTGAACTTCACAGGCCATGGATAGATAGGGTTGTAATCAGGTGTCAGAAGTGTGGAGGAAAGTCATACAGAGAACCTTTTGTCCTTGACACCTGGCACAACAGCGGAGCAGCGCCTTATGCGGGGCTTGGAGAAGATGAATACAGGCTGAGAGTACCTGTACCTTTTCTTACGGAAGGCATAGACCAGACGAGGGGCTGGGCCTACACACTGCTTGTAGAGAACGTCCTTCTTACAGGTAAGCCTCAGGCTCCTTACAGGTCTTTTCTGTTCCAGGGGCATGTTCTGGATGCCAAGGGCGAAAAGATGAGCAAGAGCAAAGGGAACTATGTGGGTGGGTTGGATGCACTGACAAGAAATTCAGTCGACCTTCTCAGGTTCTATATGCTCTGGAAGGCTGCACCAGCAGAGCCTATCTCCTACATTGAAGAAGAGATGAAAGAGAGGCCTTATCAGGTCCTTAATACACTTTACCACCTGCATGTCTACTATGCAATAAACTCCTCTTTTGACAACTACTCTTACAGCAGAGACTCTGTCGAGAAGCTGAGGCGTGGAGAATCACTTCAGGCTGGTGTGGCTGAAAAGTGGATACTGAGCAAGGTGAACAGACTGACAAGAAGAGTCAGGGAGGCTGTGGAGGCAAGAAGATTCCATGAAGCGGCAAGGGAGTTCGAAAATTTTCTCATAGAAGACCTGAGCCAGAAGTATGTTCCTTTGACAAGGAGCATACTTTGGGACGATTCTGAGGAAGGAAGAATGAAGAGGTTTGCAGTCTATACTGCAATCGGATATTCCCTGGAGGTCTGCGACAGGCTTATGCACCCGTTTGTTCCGTTTGTCACTGAGTATCTTCACAAAAGCGTGTTCGGCTCAAGAGAGCCTCTAGCATCAACAACCTATCCTGAAGAAGAAGGTGCAGAAGACCAGAAGCTGGAGGAAGAATTTTCGAGGCTATACGCCGTTTTATCTTTATCGTATTCTGCAAGGATGAAGAGTGGTCTGAAGAGAAGGTGGCCGCTCAGGAAGCTTTTCTACTACGGGAAGAAGCTGAGCAACGAGGTTGAAACACTTCTGAAGGAGCTTGCAAACGTACATGAAGTTGTCTGGGTAAGAGGCCCTACGGAAGGAGGGATAGAGCTGAAGGCAAGAATCCAGAAGGAGAGTGCCAAGAAGGCAGGAAGAATGTTCGGCAAGCTTGTTGAGTATCTGGCATCCAATGGTGAAGAAATATACAAGGCTTTGCAGAAAGAACCTTCAGCAGTAGTCAAAGTCAACGTTGATGACCAGCTGATACTGCTGACGAAGGAGGACCTGATTTTCGAAGTGAGTGGAAAGGAAGGATACAGTGCAGCGATCGGTAATGAATACATTGTCTCCCTTGATACATTCAGGGATAAGGAACTGATAGCAGAGGGGCTGCTTAGAGACGTTGCAAGAAGGTTTCAGGCTCTCAGGAAGAAGAAAGGTTACAAGCCTACTGAGATGCTGCCTGTTGCAAGGATAGCTGGTGTTGATGAAGAGGTGAGGCAGGCTCTGCTTAAGGGCAAGGAAAGACTGCTATACTTGATAAGAGCAGAGAAGCTTGAGATTGTAGATAAAGAGAAGGATAACATAAAGGATTGGGAAGAGTCGGAGCTTGACGGCAGAACTATATACATAGATATCTAA
- a CDS encoding 7-carboxy-7-deazaguanine synthase QueE yields MVTELRLIRGEKIPISEIFYSIQGEGVHAGRPSVFVRTYFCNLSCSWCDSKYTWLGQAEAKEGKDYSLMTFEQIRKELTRYRCRHIVVTGGEPLLHQQSLLPALKNLYDMSYSIEVETNGTIKPLKELIQVVEFFNVSPKLSNSQMSGRVSREALEEFVGSGRAWFKFVVCEKNDIDEVLDLVKRYNLPAEKVLLMPEGVDKETILSRSVWIAEMCKEYGFGYSPRLHILLYGNKRGT; encoded by the coding sequence ATGGTCACTGAACTGAGGCTCATCAGAGGGGAAAAGATACCGATATCTGAAATATTCTACAGCATACAAGGTGAAGGTGTGCATGCCGGAAGGCCAAGCGTCTTTGTAAGAACTTATTTCTGCAATCTTTCATGCAGCTGGTGCGATAGCAAATACACCTGGCTTGGACAGGCTGAAGCAAAGGAGGGAAAGGATTACAGCCTCATGACTTTTGAACAGATAAGAAAAGAGCTGACCAGATACAGATGCAGACATATTGTAGTAACTGGAGGGGAGCCGCTTCTTCACCAGCAATCGCTTCTTCCTGCTCTGAAGAATCTATACGATATGTCCTACAGCATCGAGGTGGAGACGAACGGTACAATCAAACCCTTGAAAGAGCTGATTCAGGTTGTAGAATTCTTTAACGTGTCTCCTAAACTGAGTAATAGCCAAATGTCTGGAAGGGTGAGCAGAGAGGCTCTTGAAGAATTTGTCGGCTCAGGAAGGGCATGGTTCAAGTTCGTCGTCTGTGAAAAAAATGATATAGATGAAGTTCTTGACTTGGTCAAAAGATACAACCTGCCTGCGGAAAAAGTTCTGTTGATGCCGGAAGGGGTGGATAAAGAAACCATCCTTTCGAGAAGTGTATGGATAGCTGAAATGTGTAAAGAGTATGGATTCGGATACAGTCCGAGGCTGCACATACTTCTCTATGGAAACAAGAGAGGCACGTAA
- a CDS encoding UbiX family flavin prenyltransferase, which translates to MKFVVAITGASGSVYGIRVLEMLKELKIETHTIISKAAQLTLTYETGKKMEAVKKLASFFYEEDELDAPMASGSFKHDGMMIVPCSTKTLSAIATGYESNLIARAAMVTLKERRKLLLLLRETPLTIIHIKNMLEAATAGAIIMPASPSFYTMPSSVDEMVSQVAGRVLDVMGVQHELIKRWKGAKGVSD; encoded by the coding sequence GTGAAATTCGTAGTTGCAATAACAGGTGCAAGCGGTTCAGTCTATGGAATAAGGGTTCTTGAGATGCTCAAAGAGTTGAAGATAGAGACCCATACAATCATAAGCAAGGCGGCACAGTTGACGCTGACATATGAAACAGGGAAGAAGATGGAAGCGGTGAAGAAGCTTGCATCTTTCTTCTACGAGGAAGACGAGTTAGATGCACCGATGGCAAGCGGCTCGTTCAAGCACGACGGGATGATGATAGTACCCTGCAGCACAAAGACGCTATCTGCAATAGCAACTGGCTACGAATCCAACCTGATAGCAAGGGCTGCGATGGTGACGCTGAAAGAGAGGAGGAAGCTTCTTCTGCTGCTGAGAGAGACTCCTCTCACCATAATACACATCAAGAACATGCTTGAAGCTGCAACTGCTGGGGCGATAATAATGCCTGCTTCTCCTTCGTTTTACACTATGCCTTCCTCCGTGGATGAGATGGTTAGCCAAGTTGCCGGAAGGGTGCTCGACGTTATGGGGGTGCAGCATGAACTGATAAAAAGGTGGAAAGGTGCAAAGGGGGTGTCAGATTGA